From Rana temporaria chromosome 7, aRanTem1.1, whole genome shotgun sequence, the proteins below share one genomic window:
- the LOC120945286 gene encoding cellular nucleic acid-binding protein isoform X3, whose protein sequence is MSSNECFKCGRSGHWARECPTGGGRGRGAAGGVGGGGRGRGRGGFNSSRDICYRCGESGHLAKDCDLQEDGEWQSCYNCGRGGHIAKDCKEPRKEREQCCYNCGKPGHLARDCDHADEQKCYSCGEFGHIQKDCTKVKCYRCGETGHVAINCSKTSEVNCYRCGESGHLARECTIEATA, encoded by the exons ATGAGCAGTAACGAGTGCTTCAAGTGTGGTCGTTCTGGTCACTGGGCTAGGGAGTGCCCTACTGGTGGCGGACGTGGTCGAGGTGCtgctggtggtgttggtggtggtggtagagGCCGAGGACGTGGTGGATTCAACTCTTCAAGAG ACATTTGTTATCGTTGTGGAGAGTCTGGCCATCTTGCCAAAGATTGCGACCTTCAAGAGGATGGTGAGTGGCAAT CTTGCTATAACTGCGGCAGAGGAGGCCATATTGCAAAGGACTGCAAGGAGCCAAGAAAGGAGAGGGAGCAGTGCTGCTACAACTGTGGAAAACCAGGCCATCTGGCTCGTGACTGTGACCATGCTGATGAGCAGAAATGTTATTCTTGTGGGGAGTTTGGTCATATCCAGAAAGACTGTACCAAAGTGAAATGCTACAG gtGTGGAGAGACTGGCCATGTAGCCATCAACTGCAGCAAGACCAGTGAAGTCAACTGTTATCGCTGCGGGGAGTCAGGGCACCTTGCACGGGAATGTACAATTGAAGCTACAGCTTAA
- the LOC120945286 gene encoding cellular nucleic acid-binding protein isoform X1, translating into MSSNECFKCGRSGHWARECPTGGGRGRGAAGGVGGGGRGRGRGGFNSSRGFQFISSSLPDICYRCGESGHLAKDCDLQEDGEWQSCYNCGRGGHIAKDCKEPRKEREQCCYNCGKPGHLARDCDHADEQKCYSCGEFGHIQKDCTKVKCYRCGETGHVAINCSKTSEVNCYRCGESGHLARECTIEATA; encoded by the exons ATGAGCAGTAACGAGTGCTTCAAGTGTGGTCGTTCTGGTCACTGGGCTAGGGAGTGCCCTACTGGTGGCGGACGTGGTCGAGGTGCtgctggtggtgttggtggtggtggtagagGCCGAGGACGTGGTGGATTCAACTCTTCAAGAG GGTTCCAATTTATTTCTTCATCTCTTCCAGACATTTGTTATCGTTGTGGAGAGTCTGGCCATCTTGCCAAAGATTGCGACCTTCAAGAGGATGGTGAGTGGCAAT CTTGCTATAACTGCGGCAGAGGAGGCCATATTGCAAAGGACTGCAAGGAGCCAAGAAAGGAGAGGGAGCAGTGCTGCTACAACTGTGGAAAACCAGGCCATCTGGCTCGTGACTGTGACCATGCTGATGAGCAGAAATGTTATTCTTGTGGGGAGTTTGGTCATATCCAGAAAGACTGTACCAAAGTGAAATGCTACAG gtGTGGAGAGACTGGCCATGTAGCCATCAACTGCAGCAAGACCAGTGAAGTCAACTGTTATCGCTGCGGGGAGTCAGGGCACCTTGCACGGGAATGTACAATTGAAGCTACAGCTTAA
- the LOC120945286 gene encoding cellular nucleic acid-binding protein isoform X4, with translation MSSNECFKCGRSGHWARECPTGGGRGRGAAGGVGGGGRGRGRGGFNSSRDICYRCGESGHLAKDCDLQEDACYNCGRGGHIAKDCKEPRKEREQCCYNCGKPGHLARDCDHADEQKCYSCGEFGHIQKDCTKVKCYRCGETGHVAINCSKTSEVNCYRCGESGHLARECTIEATA, from the exons ATGAGCAGTAACGAGTGCTTCAAGTGTGGTCGTTCTGGTCACTGGGCTAGGGAGTGCCCTACTGGTGGCGGACGTGGTCGAGGTGCtgctggtggtgttggtggtggtggtagagGCCGAGGACGTGGTGGATTCAACTCTTCAAGAG ACATTTGTTATCGTTGTGGAGAGTCTGGCCATCTTGCCAAAGATTGCGACCTTCAAGAGGATG CTTGCTATAACTGCGGCAGAGGAGGCCATATTGCAAAGGACTGCAAGGAGCCAAGAAAGGAGAGGGAGCAGTGCTGCTACAACTGTGGAAAACCAGGCCATCTGGCTCGTGACTGTGACCATGCTGATGAGCAGAAATGTTATTCTTGTGGGGAGTTTGGTCATATCCAGAAAGACTGTACCAAAGTGAAATGCTACAG gtGTGGAGAGACTGGCCATGTAGCCATCAACTGCAGCAAGACCAGTGAAGTCAACTGTTATCGCTGCGGGGAGTCAGGGCACCTTGCACGGGAATGTACAATTGAAGCTACAGCTTAA
- the LOC120945286 gene encoding cellular nucleic acid-binding protein isoform X2 translates to MSSNECFKCGRSGHWARECPTGGGRGRGAAGGVGGGGRGRGRGGFNSSRGFQFISSSLPDICYRCGESGHLAKDCDLQEDACYNCGRGGHIAKDCKEPRKEREQCCYNCGKPGHLARDCDHADEQKCYSCGEFGHIQKDCTKVKCYRCGETGHVAINCSKTSEVNCYRCGESGHLARECTIEATA, encoded by the exons ATGAGCAGTAACGAGTGCTTCAAGTGTGGTCGTTCTGGTCACTGGGCTAGGGAGTGCCCTACTGGTGGCGGACGTGGTCGAGGTGCtgctggtggtgttggtggtggtggtagagGCCGAGGACGTGGTGGATTCAACTCTTCAAGAG GGTTCCAATTTATTTCTTCATCTCTTCCAGACATTTGTTATCGTTGTGGAGAGTCTGGCCATCTTGCCAAAGATTGCGACCTTCAAGAGGATG CTTGCTATAACTGCGGCAGAGGAGGCCATATTGCAAAGGACTGCAAGGAGCCAAGAAAGGAGAGGGAGCAGTGCTGCTACAACTGTGGAAAACCAGGCCATCTGGCTCGTGACTGTGACCATGCTGATGAGCAGAAATGTTATTCTTGTGGGGAGTTTGGTCATATCCAGAAAGACTGTACCAAAGTGAAATGCTACAG gtGTGGAGAGACTGGCCATGTAGCCATCAACTGCAGCAAGACCAGTGAAGTCAACTGTTATCGCTGCGGGGAGTCAGGGCACCTTGCACGGGAATGTACAATTGAAGCTACAGCTTAA